GATGGCGGTGTGCACTTGTATAATTCAAATCCGATGGTGCATTCCGTGGATCGTTTTGTTCTCAGAGGAGGGCGACAGACTATTACTTTAGGTAACCCACGGGGTGGTATATTTGTGGAGTTGGTGATACGCACTACCGAGGTTGCGGATTTGTCGGTGCATAGCATCCGCATGCTGTCACGCCAGGTGCTTTTGAATGAGGCTCGGGTGGCGCAATTTTCTTCCGGCGATGCTGACTTTGATTGGGCATGGGACAAAAGCCTTCACACCCTGGAATCGGGAACAGATGATGCCTACTCAGACTGCCCATGGCGGGAGCGCGGCACTTATATCGGAGATTGCTTGGTCAATCTGCATTTACACGAGCAGGTTTCAGCGGATTTTTCTTTGGCCCGGCGCACATTTCAAATGTTTGGTGAAGGACAACATGAGGACGGAGAGTTGAAAGGTACGTTACCCTCGGTTGTTCCAGCCTGGCTTCGTGACGGCCATGAAGATTTTACGTTCATTTGGGTCATTGGACTCAGGGACTATTGGACGCATACTGGGGACCTCAGTTTGGTCGAGGAAATGTGGGACCGTGTGTTGAGACTCTGGGAGAGCCCAGCTTGGTTGATGAATTCAAAGGGGTTGCTCGATCTTAGTGCAGGGCGCCACTCCAGATGTTTCATCGATTGGGGGAAAGATGGAAAACAAAAGGAGGGTAAGAGTCATTTGCCGGCTAATATGTTTCGCTTGGAAGCATTAAAGGCGACCGCTCAGATGGCAGCGTTACTACAAAAGCATGATCTTGCCGAACTTTACGCTGACCAAGCCAAGGCTGCTTCGGAAACCCTGCTACGCGTGCTTTGGAACGAGGAATTAGGCAGGTTCAATCAGGCTGAAAACGACGCTAGCTTGCCCATTCATGGAAATGTGCTGGCTCTCTCCTTTGGCTTGGGTGATTGCGAGCGTATTCTAGAGTTTTTGGAACCGCATCTTCGTTCAAACTTTGAGCGTGGTATTGAAGACGAGAAGCCTTACTTAGAGCTGTATTTTCAAAGCTACCTCTACCCTGCACTTGCGAAGATGGGGCGCACTGATTTAGCGGAATTGATGATCAGTCACCACTACGGTTTTCTGCGCAGCTTGGATAAGCCCACCTTGAACGAATGCTTTGGGCGTGCCCACAGAGGGGTAGGCAGTTGCTGTCATAGTTGGAGTGGGGCTGCTGGGGTGTATATTCATCGTTTTATTATCGGCCTCAGGCTTGTGGAAGCGGGTAGGCCTAATCATCTGATTCTGGATCCAAAAACCACAGCCATTGATTCAATATCGGCGGTGCTCCCCCGTCAGGACGGTGAAATTCGTATTGAGTGGAAGCGTAATGCAGAAGGTATCATTGAAGCGAAAGTCGAGAAGCCATCGTCTGTGACGATTGAGTTTGCGGATGGAGTGGTTGATGCAGGCGCTTTGATCGATAGCTGAAGTTTCTTCCTATTAACCAGCTGAGGGAAGCTCCAGGCTCCCGCTAGTGTCACTGAGCGAGATGTAGCCCGGGCGTCCGAGCTATTTGCAAAGCGGCGCGTTGTTTGCTCATTATATGGCATGAATCTGACTCAAGTGAGGGAATATACCCGAATGCAGCCGGACACTAAACTGCGATCTGGTGACCAATTTCTTTCGGGTGGCACCTGGCTGTTTTCTGCTCCCCATCCGGAAGCGTTGCGTTTAGTGGATTTAACTGATGACGCTGCTGAGCCGAGTTGGGAAGAAGGGTCTGGGTTGGCTTTGCCCGCTGCCCTGAGGTTGGGGAACTTGAGTCGTTGGGCTGCGGCAAGTGACCTTGAAGCAGCTGGACTGTTTGTCGCAGGAATCAATGGGTTATCCTCTTCGTGGAAGATCATTGAGCGTTCTACAGTGGGAGGAAATATTGGTCTTTCTTTGGCAAAAGGTGCGATGACGCCCCTGTGCCTCGCATTGGATGGTATTTATGAATTGGAGGGTCCTGATGAAGCAAAGCGCGTGGTGTCGGCAGAGAATTTTCAGACGGGAAGTATGTGTAATGTGCTCATGCCACAAGAGTATGTGAGGCGTGTGCTCATACCTGCTTCGGCAATGCATCAAGCATGGGCTTTGGAACGGATTACCATGACTGCCGGGAGTCATGTAGCCACTAATGTGATTGGCACTTGGGATCCATCAACGGGCCAATTCAGTCTCACGATTTCAGCAGTCTTAACCTTTCCGGTGCGCATAGATTTCTCGACTCCACCCGCAGACATTAAGTCTATTCATGATGCCATAGACGCACGCCTTCAGGGTAATGATTACATGGATGATCAACATGGTTCGGCACCTTATCGTCATGCCATGGCACGTTATCTTGCAGAGCGTGTGCTCGCGAAATTATCACCACGATGGAACTAGGTCTAAACGGTAAGCAGGTCACTTTTGCACCGCGTCCTGGCCAGTCT
The nucleotide sequence above comes from Opitutales bacterium. Encoded proteins:
- a CDS encoding FAD binding domain-containing protein is translated as MQPDTKLRSGDQFLSGGTWLFSAPHPEALRLVDLTDDAAEPSWEEGSGLALPAALRLGNLSRWAAASDLEAAGLFVAGINGLSSSWKIIERSTVGGNIGLSLAKGAMTPLCLALDGIYELEGPDEAKRVVSAENFQTGSMCNVLMPQEYVRRVLIPASAMHQAWALERITMTAGSHVATNVIGTWDPSTGQFSLTISAVLTFPVRIDFSTPPADIKSIHDAIDARLQGNDYMDDQHGSAPYRHAMARYLAERVLAKLSPRWN